From the genome of Vigna angularis cultivar LongXiaoDou No.4 chromosome 11, ASM1680809v1, whole genome shotgun sequence, one region includes:
- the LOC108333504 gene encoding stress-response A/B barrel domain-containing protein At5g22580 — MLAMGEFKHFVIVKFKEGVAVDELTKGMEKLVSEIDAVKSFEWGRDIESLDVLRQGFTHAFLMTFNKKEDFAAFQSHPNHVEFSTTFSAAIENIVLLDFPSTLVKAPA, encoded by the exons ATGCTAGCAATGGGGGAATTCAAACACTTTGTAATTGTTAAGTTCAAGGAAGGTGTGGCAGTTGATGAGCTCACTAAAGGGATGGAGAAGTTGGTCTCAGAGATTGATGCTGTCAAGTCCTTTGAATG GGGAAGGGACATTGAAAGCTTAGATGTGCTGAGACAAGGTTTCACTCATGCCTTTTTAATGACATTCAACAAGAAAGAAGACTTTGCTGCATTTCAAAGCCATCCAAATCATGTGGAGTTCTCCACAACATTTTCAGCAGCAATTGAGAACATTGTGCTGCTGGATTTCCCATCTACTCTTGTCAAGGCCCCAGCATGA
- the LOC108318673 gene encoding dehydration-responsive element-binding protein 1F, translating into MNNDDYSFSSSPSSTSSQSQLCNPNSPSDNSSFPAQKPELSSHKRKAGRKKFRETRHPVYRGVRQRNGNRWVCEVREPNTKSRIWLGTYSAPEMAARAHDVAALALKGTSAAFNFPDSVSLLPVAKSSSAADIRAAAAQVSEVFLPANPSSSFTRVEIETNPCSVEGVVDFAKTVTNVEESNESVFFDEEAVYNMPGLLDSMAEGLLITPPSMKRFDWDEVDCETDLTLWTY; encoded by the coding sequence ATGAACAATGATGACTACTCTTTCTCTTCATCACCATCATCCACTTCTTCTCAAAGCCAACTTTGCAACCCGAATTCTCCGTCGGATAATTCATCATTCCCCGCACAAAAACCAGAGTTGAGTTCTCACAAGAGGAAAGCTGGGAGAAAGAAGTTTCGAGAAACACGGCATCCGGTGTATAGAGGAGTTCGTCAGAGAAACGGTAACAGATGGGTGTGTGAAGTTCGTGAACCCAACACGAAATCAAGGATATGGCTCGGAACATACTCCGCACCAGAAATGGCAGCTAGGGCACATGACGTGGCTGCCCTAGCACTTAAGGGCACCTCTGCAGCATTCAATTTCCCTGATTCGGTTTCTCTTCTTCCAGTTGCAAAGTCATCTTCAGCTGCAGATATTAGAGCGGCTGCAGCACAAGTTTCCGAGGTTTTTTTACCGGCCAACCCTTCTTCGTCCTTTACAAGGGTTGAAATAGAAACTAACCCTTGTTCGGTGGAGGGTGTTGTTGATTTTGCCAAGACTGTGACTAATGTTGAGGAGTCCAACGAATCAGTGTTTTTCGACGAAGAGGCAGTTTATAACATGCCAGGTTTGTTAGATAGCATGGCTGAGGGTCTTCTCATTACTCCACCTTCTATGAAGAGATTTGATTGGGACGAGGTTGATTGTGAAACAGACCTCACTCTCTGGACATATTAA
- the LOC108332910 gene encoding F-box protein At2g27310-like, translated as MDAASSFSSSDITTLHPDIIRSHILNRLDGPTLASASSATLHLRRLCTDHNLWRTICAASWPSLNQPHASSLIDTFPAAHRSVFSDSFPSIQYSPPPHPNPPQLPPEFLSVVDLYYKGKPVFSRVITTETHKGWFLSSPLWVELLDPNEVVPTPLIFAKCDEESSVPMPRSVTLANDGFVYGQPYGEDSFYFICSVFWNIILFVQFFGTEKTVRKKIYE; from the coding sequence ATGGACGCcgcttcttctttttcttcttctgacaTCACCACTCTCCACCCTGACATCATTCGATCCCACATCCTTAATCGCCTCGACGGCCCCACCCTCGCCTCCGCATCCTCCGCCACCCTCCACCTCCGCCGTCTCTGCACCGATCACAACCTCTGGCGGACCATCTGCGCCGCCTCCTGGCCCTCTCTCAACCAACCCCACGCCTCTTCCCTCATCGATACCTTCCCCGCTGCCCACCGCTCTGTCTTTTCCGACTCTTTTCCCTCCATCCAATACTCCCCTCCTCCCCACCCGAACCCACCGCAGTTGCCGCCGGAGTTTCTATCCGTCGTGGACCTCTACTACAAGGGCAAACCCGTCTTTTCGCGTGTCATCACGACCGAAACCCACAAGGGTTGGTTCCTCTCCTCCCCGCTCTGGGTGGAGCTCCTCGACCCCAACGAGGTGGTCCCCACTCCCTTGATATTCGCGAAGTGCGATGAGGAATCTTCTGTGCCGATGCCTCGGTCGGTTACTTTGGCTAACGATGGATTCGTCTATGGTCAACCCTATGGAGaagatagtttttattttatttgttcagTTTTTTggaacattattttatttgttcagTTTTTTGGAACAGAGAAAACAGTGAGAAAAAAGATTTATGAATAA
- the LOC108333637 gene encoding uncharacterized protein LOC108333637: MSEPPFRPREKLIEKQKHFQSVHKHTYLKGPYDKITSVAIPLALAASSLYLIGRGIYNMSHGIGKKE, encoded by the exons ATGTCAGAACCACCATTTAGACCACGAGAGAAACTTATTGAGAAGCAAAAGCATTTCCAGAGTGTCCATAAGCACACGTATTTGAAAGGACCATATGACAAGATTACCTCTGTTGCAATACCACTCGCATTGGCAGCATCTTCATTGTATCTGATT GGAAGAGGGATCTACAACATGTCACATGGAATAGGGAAGAAAGAATGA